The window ttGACGGATTTCTGAGCAATTCTTAGGTCTAGAAGCTATCATTGAGTACATGTGCTGTCCTAGAAAAAATACCCTTTAACAGTCAAAACTAAGCTTCTCCGTAAACTAATTTGAGAAAAGAGCGTCTCAAAATAGGCCTATATTTGGAGTTCAACCCGAAGAGGAGCGCTCAACAATCACTGATTGGCATGAAGGGGGGAAAGACGTCACTTAAGAATGACAAACTTTtcttgtggttgttgttgttgttgttgttttgaagccCCCGCGTGTTCCTTTTGTTGTTGGCTCTCGTCTTCCAAGGCACAAGTTCTGCGTTCAGCAGGCGGGCCGCACGGGCATTTGGAGCAGGATCACCTGGCGGTTCTCCGAGGGGTGGCACTTGTTGATGTGCCTGGTCAGTCCCGGCGAGCTGTACAAGGTGGCGGGGCAGTACTTGCACGGGTACGTTTGGGACGAGTGCACGAGGCGCAGGTGCCTCTCGTGGGCCGCCCTGCTGGTGAAGCTCTCCGCGCACACGGggcacagcaggcgctcggcGGGGCTCAGATTGAGGGGACTTTGGTTCGAGGCGTCCTCcggggaggcggaggaggaggaggggggcagCGGCACCTGCTCCGCCGGGAAGCCGTTCTCCTCCAGAACTTTCTTCTGCAGTACCTGGTGACCCGTGACGTGTTTTCTTAGGTACGCTTGGCGCTTGAACCTCTTCCCGCACAAGTGACAGTCGTACGAGCCCTCGTCGGAACCGGACTCGGACAGACTTGGACTCGCAGTGTCTCTGTCGCTGGCGTCTTTGGCTTCTTCGGAGGCGGATTTGACAGCCGCGGGTGGCGGTTTGGAGGGCGGCGGTCCCGCCGGGGCGCCGCCGCTCCTGGGCTTGTGCCAGCGGCGGTGCGAGGCGAGGTTGGCGGGGCAGCTGAACATCTTGTCGCACTCTGGGCACCGGTACTCGACCCGGACGATGCGGGAGCATTTGTGCTGGGCCAGCGAGAAGGGGTCCGCGTAGGCTTCCTTGCAGAGCTGACACACGAACTCCCCCAGAGGCT of the Phycodurus eques isolate BA_2022a chromosome 14, UOR_Pequ_1.1, whole genome shotgun sequence genome contains:
- the insm1b gene encoding insulinoma-associated protein 1b, yielding MPKGFLVKRNKRCAHVSYRTRPDHDDLREPTRLTQAAFPSLHIQPCLPPTCAASSPDRPAASPDLAAADASVPKTEKPAQFGNPETVCQALYSPTRPISKEQDRAYFERSFNLGSPVSAESFPTSASLSGLDHLLYAPVDLKIGTSNSSRSGTSGISISISTSTGTGTGTGGAVAAPSNRLAGTKRPAADGAERKAKAAPKKPKAIRKLNFEDEMTTSPVLGLKIKEGPVEAKPSAHASGSGAGKPLGEFVCQLCKEAYADPFSLAQHKCSRIVRVEYRCPECDKMFSCPANLASHRRWHKPRSGGAPAGPPPSKPPPAAVKSASEEAKDASDRDTASPSLSESGSDEGSYDCHLCGKRFKRQAYLRKHVTGHQVLQKKVLEENGFPAEQVPLPPSSSSASPEDASNQSPLNLSPAERLLCPVCAESFTSRAAHERHLRLVHSSQTYPCKYCPATLYSSPGLTRHINKCHPSENRQVILLQMPVRPAC